A region from the Lentimonas sp. CC4 genome encodes:
- a CDS encoding ISNCY family transposase: MRKRFEVQLELGAVPIELVKIPTRTRDELPPTLAALQWIFITPAISEEIFALLEKAILSKAPDLGCRGMDLWQILVFGVVRLTLDVNYDRLHHIANYDSLVRQLLGQPAFDMKCEFALSTLKDNVPPLSEELLEQINVIIAKHGHDCIKKKDVALEIKADSYVFETNVHFPTDLNLAWDSARKCIVLSTELAKFNQVNGWRKSQYWFKQLKGLSRACARACRGGGKNKEDRIIETAQSYLTKLYELEGKVLSLLDELWALEPKDAFESKVTELAEYHDLLIKHIFLISDRLIEGRTIAPSEKLYSIFEQHTEWVNKGKSRPNVELGHRLLIATDQYGMIHDYKIMFGGDEAAEVAPLADRLIAKLGQENIASLSFDRGFSSIENRELLEFTMPETDIIMPKKGKLSAADKERQSQKAWRTLANKHSAVESNINSLEHHGLNRCPDKGYQAYAQYAGLGVLAYNLHKIGNHLLDARREADRAARAAA, translated from the coding sequence ATGAGAAAAAGATTCGAAGTCCAACTCGAACTCGGCGCGGTGCCGATCGAACTTGTAAAGATTCCGACTCGCACGCGCGATGAGTTGCCGCCCACCTTAGCAGCGTTGCAATGGATTTTCATCACTCCAGCAATTAGCGAGGAGATATTCGCCCTGCTCGAGAAGGCGATTTTGAGTAAGGCCCCTGATCTAGGATGCCGCGGGATGGATTTATGGCAGATTTTGGTATTTGGAGTGGTTCGTCTAACATTGGACGTGAACTACGACCGACTCCATCACATTGCCAATTATGATTCTTTAGTGCGTCAACTCTTGGGGCAACCTGCCTTCGACATGAAGTGTGAGTTCGCGCTGAGCACTCTAAAGGACAACGTTCCGCCATTAAGTGAAGAGTTGCTGGAACAAATCAATGTGATTATCGCTAAGCACGGGCACGATTGTATTAAAAAAAAAGACGTCGCACTCGAAATCAAAGCCGATAGCTACGTGTTTGAAACGAATGTGCACTTCCCCACAGACTTGAATTTAGCCTGGGACAGTGCGCGTAAATGCATCGTGCTGAGCACTGAGCTAGCCAAGTTCAATCAAGTCAACGGCTGGCGAAAGAGCCAGTATTGGTTTAAGCAACTCAAGGGTTTGTCTCGTGCGTGTGCGCGGGCTTGTCGCGGCGGAGGAAAGAATAAAGAAGATCGCATTATAGAGACCGCGCAGAGTTATTTGACCAAGCTCTACGAGCTGGAAGGAAAAGTGCTAAGCTTGCTCGATGAGCTCTGGGCTCTAGAGCCAAAAGATGCGTTTGAATCAAAGGTCACAGAGCTGGCCGAGTATCACGACCTGCTGATCAAACATATCTTCTTGATCAGTGATCGCTTGATTGAGGGGCGCACAATCGCACCTAGCGAAAAGCTTTACTCTATCTTCGAGCAGCACACTGAATGGGTGAACAAAGGAAAAAGTCGCCCCAACGTGGAATTGGGGCATCGTCTACTGATTGCGACCGATCAATACGGAATGATTCACGACTACAAGATTATGTTCGGTGGCGACGAAGCTGCCGAAGTGGCTCCTTTGGCGGATCGTTTAATCGCCAAGCTCGGCCAGGAAAACATTGCCAGCCTCAGTTTTGATCGCGGCTTTAGTAGTATTGAGAATCGTGAACTTTTGGAGTTCACGATGCCAGAGACTGACATCATTATGCCCAAGAAAGGTAAACTCAGTGCGGCGGATAAAGAGCGACAGAGCCAGAAAGCATGGCGGACATTGGCGAATAAACATAGCGCCGTGGAGAGTAACATTAACTCTCTGGAACACCATGGACTCAATCGCTGCCCAGACAAAGGCTATCAAGCCTATGCTCAATATGCAGGACTTGGCGTGCTCGCATACAACTTGCACAAAATCGGCAATCATTTGCTAGATGCCCGCCGCGAAGCTGATCGAGCGGCAAGAGCCGCCGCCTAG
- a CDS encoding PEP-CTERM sorting domain-containing protein produces MKPYKFYIAASLAIATIATADVTSINLTNADFEDPTINDGNESSGITGWGNTSNAFQLNTDLANDGQYSDSHGAESQVGVLWANGDSNQRMFQWLSGTSDTNGSGHTLTVGEAAGQSFELSSNIGIQSFNGWQNNHMIIQVGLYDATEDAWLDSTVLYTGTTVEYAAGTPNASAPAVNSFLNLDNTSATGDTIAWSDTFSIDSGLAAETGTLGYYFHAWRYSGNARAVFDDAGIAVVPEPGTYALLAGMLALGSVMIRRRR; encoded by the coding sequence TTGAAACCATATAAGTTCTATATCGCAGCGTCGCTAGCTATAGCCACAATCGCGACAGCAGACGTCACGAGTATCAACTTAACCAATGCAGACTTCGAAGATCCGACAATAAACGATGGCAACGAGTCGTCTGGGATTACTGGATGGGGCAACACCAGCAATGCATTTCAACTCAACACCGACCTCGCGAACGACGGACAATACTCAGATTCACACGGTGCGGAAAGCCAAGTTGGTGTGCTCTGGGCGAACGGAGACAGCAATCAACGCATGTTCCAGTGGTTGTCTGGAACTTCAGATACCAATGGATCGGGCCATACTCTAACAGTAGGTGAAGCCGCAGGCCAGTCCTTTGAGCTCTCCAGCAACATTGGCATCCAATCCTTTAATGGCTGGCAGAACAATCATATGATCATTCAAGTTGGACTCTACGATGCCACTGAAGATGCCTGGCTAGACTCAACGGTGCTCTACACCGGCACCACAGTTGAATATGCTGCGGGAACTCCGAATGCCAGCGCCCCTGCGGTTAACTCCTTCCTCAATTTGGATAATACCAGTGCAACAGGTGATACCATCGCTTGGAGCGATACATTCTCAATAGACAGTGGCTTAGCTGCCGAAACAGGCACATTAGGCTACTACTTTCATGCATGGCGCTACAGCGGCAACGCGCGTGCGGTTTTCGATGACGCAGGCATCGCAGTGGTCCCAGAGCCAGGCACCTACGCACTACTAGCAGGCATGCTGGCACTCGGATCTGTCATGATTCGCCGCCGCCGATAG
- a CDS encoding Gfo/Idh/MocA family oxidoreductase codes for MKHTSSPISRRSFVKASTAFATFAILPSYRSLGAVSPNEKIRLAVIGIGNQGNGVRRQLVGTGLCDVVALCDIDMEGKHTHLSRYQHGLAKNPPQGKNKEKVYPVKAKGYTDWRKMFDEMADDIDAVLIATPDHAHFCPTMLAMSLGKHVYVEKPLTHTFGQAERLMRMADKYPNIATQMGNQGHSGANYFQFKAWTEAGVIKDITRVTASMNYKRRWHGWGPSADAYPTQPVPKGVDWEFWHDCVAADRPFSDKLHPGAWRGWYEFGSGCFGDWGPHILDTPHRFLELGLPHTIHAEHLAGVNPYDLVYPEASTIKFQFAARGAGKPACDVTWYDGFGNNPVLEGEYTEDGKPLKLKDAGKVLYSKDLVFKGGHHGQPLQIVPRAKYREMHDSLPEFSQKNSNHAENFLLACKGEEVARSPFRVGGELTQVFALGMLAQRFGGTLEFDTQRKQITNNKVANALIDPAPRSGWKEYYDLWT; via the coding sequence ATGAAACATACATCCAGCCCCATCAGTCGCCGCTCATTCGTCAAAGCTTCTACTGCGTTTGCGACCTTCGCAATTTTACCCAGTTATCGCTCCTTGGGAGCGGTCAGCCCCAACGAAAAAATCAGACTAGCCGTCATCGGCATCGGTAATCAAGGCAACGGCGTGCGGCGTCAACTGGTAGGCACCGGACTGTGCGATGTTGTCGCGCTCTGCGATATCGACATGGAGGGCAAGCATACACACTTATCCCGCTACCAACACGGACTAGCGAAGAATCCGCCCCAGGGGAAAAACAAGGAGAAAGTGTATCCCGTAAAAGCAAAGGGCTATACGGATTGGCGGAAGATGTTCGATGAGATGGCAGACGACATCGACGCCGTGCTCATTGCGACGCCCGACCATGCACACTTCTGTCCGACGATGCTCGCCATGTCACTTGGCAAGCACGTCTATGTGGAAAAGCCGCTCACGCATACCTTTGGTCAAGCCGAACGACTCATGCGTATGGCTGACAAATACCCAAATATTGCCACTCAGATGGGCAACCAAGGCCACTCCGGCGCGAACTACTTTCAATTTAAAGCATGGACCGAAGCGGGCGTCATCAAAGACATCACCCGTGTCACCGCGAGCATGAACTACAAGCGTCGCTGGCATGGCTGGGGTCCATCTGCAGATGCCTACCCAACTCAACCAGTGCCTAAGGGCGTCGACTGGGAGTTCTGGCACGATTGCGTTGCCGCGGATCGCCCTTTCAGCGACAAGCTACACCCGGGTGCCTGGCGCGGATGGTATGAATTCGGCAGCGGCTGCTTCGGCGACTGGGGGCCCCACATTCTGGATACACCACATCGCTTCTTGGAACTTGGCCTACCACACACAATTCATGCGGAGCACCTTGCAGGCGTGAATCCATACGATCTGGTCTATCCAGAAGCATCGACGATCAAATTCCAATTCGCAGCACGTGGCGCAGGTAAACCTGCTTGCGATGTCACATGGTATGATGGGTTTGGCAACAATCCAGTCCTCGAAGGCGAATACACTGAAGACGGCAAACCGTTGAAACTTAAAGACGCCGGCAAAGTGCTTTATAGCAAAGATCTCGTGTTCAAGGGCGGCCACCATGGTCAACCCTTGCAAATCGTGCCCCGCGCTAAATATCGTGAGATGCACGACTCACTCCCTGAATTCTCACAAAAGAATTCCAACCACGCGGAGAACTTTCTACTCGCATGTAAGGGCGAGGAAGTGGCGCGCTCCCCCTTCCGTGTCGGCGGCGAGCTCACTCAAGTCTTCGCACTGGGTATGCTCGCACAACGCTTTGGCGGCACCCTCGAATTCGACACACAGCGCAAGCAAATCACCAACAACAAAGTCGCGAATGCACTGATAGATCCCGCACCGCGCAGCGGCTGGAAAGAATACTACGACCTTTGGACCTGA
- a CDS encoding DUF1080 domain-containing protein — MKIPHIFLLLLTAGIAYAGTVADSQKRYFPKNGLKNQVPPAKALINTDAEPDLTHPDFVSLYNGKNLDGWIPRGGTCTFEAAGDKIIGKNVPGSPNTFLSTVREDYGDFIFTVEVYWAVNSNSGVMIRAKRKPGNQHEIVYGPQVELEGAGARAWSGGIYGERIGGWHYPMWLEAHQEAREALNMEGWNRVTIQAIGNNVKTWINGVPAANWENDEYREGFIGLQIHAGKKGELHFRNIKIREPN; from the coding sequence ATGAAGATTCCACATATATTTCTACTCTTGCTCACCGCAGGCATCGCATATGCAGGAACTGTCGCTGACAGTCAAAAACGCTACTTCCCGAAGAACGGACTCAAAAACCAAGTGCCACCTGCGAAGGCCTTGATCAATACCGATGCCGAGCCCGATCTCACGCATCCTGACTTCGTGTCCCTCTACAATGGGAAAAATCTGGACGGCTGGATTCCACGCGGTGGCACCTGCACCTTCGAAGCCGCAGGCGACAAAATCATAGGCAAGAACGTGCCCGGTTCTCCAAACACATTCCTATCAACCGTGCGTGAAGACTACGGTGATTTTATCTTTACGGTCGAAGTCTATTGGGCCGTCAACAGCAACAGTGGCGTGATGATTCGCGCTAAACGCAAACCGGGCAATCAACACGAAATCGTCTATGGCCCGCAAGTGGAACTTGAAGGTGCCGGAGCCCGCGCCTGGAGCGGTGGCATCTACGGCGAACGCATTGGTGGGTGGCATTACCCCATGTGGCTCGAAGCACATCAAGAAGCACGTGAGGCACTCAACATGGAGGGCTGGAATCGAGTGACCATTCAAGCCATCGGCAACAACGTGAAGACATGGATCAATGGAGTCCCAGCTGCCAACTGGGAAAACGACGAATACCGTGAAGGATTCATTGGCCTCCAGATTCATGCCGGCAAGAAAGGCGAACTACACTTTCGTAATATCAAGATCCGGGAGCCGAATTAG